A region of the Bremerella sp. JC817 genome:
TCAAACGAGCCCAACGCCACCAAAGCACGGTAACGGAAACCGTTGTGGGTTCGAGCCGCTTCGGTCAGAGGTTCGATACAAGCAGGATCGCTCAAAAACGCCAGCGATTCCGCGGAACAGAAGCGGACCAATTCGCTGTTCGACGATAGCCCCTTCTTGAGCGAAGGAATCCCTTCTTTGCCGACCGCTTCCAGCTTCAACGCACCGGCCTGGGCGGTTTCTTCCTGGAGAAGTTCTGCTTCACACTCGATGATATGGCGACGGCGGAACTGGGTTCCTTGAGCGATCGGGATGAAGCGAATCACTCGCATGTAGCGGTTGATGTTGCCTTCGTACAGCGGATGCACGTCCAACGCGATGAACTTGTCGGTCTTCGGCGTGGCGACACCTTGCTTGCTGCCGTTGCGGTACATGTAAAAGCGGTTGTTGATCGCCGTACCGATATTAGCACTGGCGGCGATCGAGGCCTGGCCTTCAATCAAACCAAGGCCCAGCGGGCGTTCTTCTTCCATCACGGCGCCACCCAGGATGTAGCCGCGTGTCATGTTCGATTTGCCAGAGTTGCCTTCGACAACGCTATCGAGCACGACGGGGCCCGACGCTTTGGCGACAACGTTACCGGTACGAGGGCGACCACCAAGGAACGCCATTTCCGAGAGGCGAGTTTCCGGGGCGTAACCATGTTCGATGCTAACCGTGTCGGTTTCTGCCGGAGCGAGAATGCGGACATCGATGGTGTCCCCTTTGCGAGCCCCAGGAGGAATCACGGCTTCTGCCATGACCAGCGCGGTGTTGGGATTTTTCATCCACATTTGCGGCTGATCGACTTCGCGAACGCGCATTTCATTCAGCAGCAGATCGCGGGCAGGGGAGGGAGGTGGATCGCTACCGGTGCCACGAAGCCCGGTCAGCAGCGTAACCCCTTTCACCACGGCCGTGTTAAGACCGCCCGGAACGGTCAGATCGCCGACCATCCGAACTTTGTCCCACTCGTGGGAAGGTTGCTTTTCATCTACTTCTTTGCTGGTCCACGGGCTGATGCAGCCTGCGGTGACCAATGATCCGCCGATCATCAGACTGAGAAGTAGATAACGTGCCGTATGAGAGCGTCCGTGCGGTGCCATTAGGTGCAGATCCGTCGATAAACCTACGGTTTGGCCTAGGGAATTCCTTTCCCGAAAGACCATTTCGCCCGAGACCATAGAAGAAACTGATAGCACCGGTCAAGATCAGATTTTCAGGCGACCACCCGCGGAAGACCGATCCCGTCGGGTAACCTGCCGCCGCCTTAGACCGCTGCCAGGATTGCAGCGGCCTCGTACAAGGCGACATGGATGCTTACAGGCGACGAAGATGGAACCCTCCGTCGACGTTGATCCGTTGGCCGGTGCTGAACGGAAAATAGTCGGCACAGATGGCCGAAACCGCCTTGGCAACATCTTCTGGCTGGCCCCATCGTTTGATCGGGCTCAGGCCATCGGCGATTTGCTGATCGTATTTCTCTTTGACAGGACCTGTCATGTCGGTGGCAATGACACCGGGGCAGACTTCAAAAATTTGAATCTTCTCGTCCCCCAGCCGATCGGCGAACAAATTGGTCATCATCGCCAGGCCCGCCTTGGCAATGCAGTAATCGGCCCGGTTAGGGCTACTGGCATAGGCCGAAAGGGAGGACAGATTTATGATCTTTCCGCCGGCGATGATGCCTTGCTCGATCTGGCCGAGCATGCTGTTGGCGGCGGCCTGAGAGAGGAAGAACGGGCCCTTCAGGTTGGTATCGAGCACCAGGTCCCAGTTCTCAGGCGTTGCTTCCAACAGGTCGAGTCT
Encoded here:
- a CDS encoding 3-ketoacyl-ACP reductase: MSNPVAIVTGSSRGIGRAIALQLAADGFCVTVNYNSSPDAANEVVAQIEAAGGAAIAVQASVASPEGRAQLLEQTLAKWQRLDVLVNNAGITSPGRLDLLEATPENWDLVLDTNLKGPFFLSQAAANSMLGQIEQGIIAGGKIINLSSLSAYASSPNRADYCIAKAGLAMMTNLFADRLGDEKIQIFEVCPGVIATDMTGPVKEKYDQQIADGLSPIKRWGQPEDVAKAVSAICADYFPFSTGQRINVDGGFHLRRL
- a CDS encoding flagellar basal body P-ring protein FlgI produces the protein MAPHGRSHTARYLLLSLMIGGSLVTAGCISPWTSKEVDEKQPSHEWDKVRMVGDLTVPGGLNTAVVKGVTLLTGLRGTGSDPPPSPARDLLLNEMRVREVDQPQMWMKNPNTALVMAEAVIPPGARKGDTIDVRILAPAETDTVSIEHGYAPETRLSEMAFLGGRPRTGNVVAKASGPVVLDSVVEGNSGKSNMTRGYILGGAVMEEERPLGLGLIEGQASIAASANIGTAINNRFYMYRNGSKQGVATPKTDKFIALDVHPLYEGNINRYMRVIRFIPIAQGTQFRRRHIIECEAELLQEETAQAGALKLEAVGKEGIPSLKKGLSSNSELVRFCSAESLAFLSDPACIEPLTEAARTHNGFRYRALVALGSFDDLDVIDSLEGLLHAESAEARYGAFDQLKKRSAVLPSVAGDLLENAVHMHLVRSASTPLVHFRLKDRPEIVIFGNEVRLEGDVAYIGPEGLTIRSDGHRKLRIVRFQPDGSELEQYCSSELKDVIKSLATIDCGYGEIVRTVFALRNEGYLNVRVEVNAMPRPDRKYVRTEELEASDSTEESVTENFTQSEEIPQPEESADVKTYADGDDALIPTFD